A stretch of [Clostridium] scindens DNA encodes these proteins:
- a CDS encoding SDR family NAD(P)-dependent oxidoreductase — MKNLFDLTGKVALITGASSGLGVQMAQGLAGQGAKLAIVARRMDRLEKLAKEFEDNGTECLPVKCDITKEEEIIEMVDKVISHYGKIDILVNNAGMASGTASEDMTLEEWDKIIRLNLTGSFLVSREVGKHMIARRYGKIINTCSIQGIRCTMGMPGTPYNSSKGGDIMMVRSLAAEWAQYGITVNGIGPGYFPTDIDKEYLATDYFKGQLAMHCPMGRIGRDGELNGVLIYFASDASSYTTGQIMYVDGGWTLV, encoded by the coding sequence ATGAAGAATTTATTTGATCTGACAGGGAAGGTGGCGCTGATCACCGGCGCTTCTTCTGGACTTGGAGTACAGATGGCCCAAGGACTCGCGGGGCAGGGCGCCAAACTGGCGATTGTGGCCAGGAGGATGGATCGCCTGGAAAAGCTGGCGAAGGAATTCGAGGATAACGGTACTGAGTGTCTGCCTGTGAAGTGTGATATTACGAAGGAAGAAGAGATCATTGAAATGGTAGATAAGGTGATATCCCACTATGGGAAGATAGACATTCTGGTGAATAATGCAGGAATGGCATCTGGAACTGCATCGGAGGATATGACGCTGGAGGAATGGGATAAGATTATACGGCTGAATCTGACCGGATCGTTTCTTGTATCCCGGGAAGTAGGGAAGCATATGATTGCCCGTCGATATGGAAAGATAATTAATACCTGCTCCATCCAGGGAATCCGATGTACCATGGGGATGCCGGGAACTCCTTACAATTCGTCAAAAGGCGGAGATATCATGATGGTAAGGTCTCTGGCAGCGGAATGGGCGCAGTACGGGATTACGGTAAATGGAATCGGACCAGGATATTTTCCAACGGATATCGACAAAGAATATCTGGCGACGGATTATTTTAAAGGACAGCTGGCCATGCATTGCCCGATGGGCAGGATTGGACGGGACGGCGAATTGAATGGAGTCTTGATCTATTTTGCATCGGATGCATCCAGTTATACGACCGGACAGATCATGTATGTAGATGGCGGCTGGACGCTTGTTTAG